One genomic segment of Mycolicibacterium psychrotolerans includes these proteins:
- a CDS encoding gamma carbonic anhydrase family protein, with protein sequence MAEPLILPLAGHAPSLDAQSWVAPNATLIGRVVLAEAASVWYGAILRAEAETIAIGAGSNIQDGVTVHVDPGFPVSVGAGVTVGHNAVLHGCTVGDDCLIGMGAVILNGATIGAGSLIAAGAVVSQGAVIPPGHMVAGVPAKVRRELGDAEKEGIRTNALLYQELVKLHRDAGSDGPVT encoded by the coding sequence ATGGCGGAGCCCCTGATTCTTCCCCTCGCCGGACACGCGCCTAGCCTCGACGCCCAGAGTTGGGTCGCGCCGAACGCGACGCTGATCGGCCGGGTGGTGCTGGCCGAGGCGGCCAGCGTCTGGTACGGCGCGATCCTGCGCGCCGAGGCCGAGACGATCGCCATCGGGGCCGGCAGCAACATCCAGGACGGGGTGACGGTGCACGTCGATCCCGGCTTCCCGGTGAGCGTCGGGGCCGGGGTCACGGTGGGCCACAACGCCGTGCTGCACGGATGCACCGTCGGCGACGACTGCCTCATCGGGATGGGCGCGGTGATCCTCAACGGCGCCACCATCGGCGCCGGGTCGCTGATCGCCGCCGGGGCGGTGGTGTCCCAGGGCGCGGTGATCCCGCCCGGGCACATGGTCGCCGGGGTGCCCGCCAAGGTGCGCCGGGAACTCGGCGACGCCGAGAAGGAGGGCATCCGCACCAACGCGCTGCTCTACCAGGAGCTGGTCAAGCTGCACCGTGACGCGGGCAGTGACGGGCCCGTGACGTAG